GTTGGCCATGAAgtctgctaagatttgagacttgatggccgttcggggttgatactcgatatcgtatcCGCTGATTTCGACGatccatttggccaatcggcccgagagttcgagcttatgcaaaatattgcaaataGGATAAGTGGTCACCACACAAATtaggtgacattgaaaataaggttttaatttcctaaaagcgcttattagggcaagcgccaatttttctaagtatgggtaccgggtctcggcctcgcctagagttcgaCTAATGTAGTAAATAGTAAATTGCGTACCTtactcttctcgaactaggactccacttaccgcgatttccgagactgctaagtacaagtagagttgctcgtctgctttcggagtatgaagcagtggcgggctcgagaggtacagCTTTAActcttccaatgcttgttggaattccggggtccatgcaaaattatTCTTTTTTTCGAGTAGTGAGAAGAACTtgtgacttctatctgaagactttgagatgaatcggcctacggcggctatgcgccctgttaatctttgtatgGCCTTAATATTATCCacgactgtgatgtcttcgatcgccttgatcttatcggggttcaTTTCAataccccgatttgataccataaagttgaggaacttgcccgaaccgaccccgaatgcacacttctcccgattgagtttcatattgtatttccttagtatatcgaaggtctcctACAAATGTCTCAAATGGTACTCtgctcacagggacttaactagcatatcgtcaatataaacttccattgacttacctatttgttctttgaacattcaatttactaagcgttgataagtggcaccagcaaTTTTTAGTACAAACGTCATTACATTATGacaataggtgccgtacttagtgatgaacgaagtcttttcctgatcctccgggttcatttgtatttgattgtacccggagtatgcatcgagaaaactaaggatctcgtggccggccgtggcatcgatcatacgatcgatattcggctgaggaaaagagtcattaggacatgctttgtttaaatctttataatctatgcacatcctaagtttattttcctttttagggactaagactatgtttgctaaccattcgggatattttacctcccgaatggatcctatttttagaagtttggttacctcgtccttgatgaatgcatgttttacctcggactggggtcttctcttttgttttaccgggcggaacttcgggtccaagcttagtCGATGTGTAGCAATTTtcggtgggatccctatcatatatAAAtgagaccaagcaaaataatccatattattgataaaaaattcAATGGGTTTTTCCTTGAtatcgggggttaaccccgttcccaggtatacatTTTGGTCGGGTAGATGCCCGATCAGTACGACCTGCCCTAGCTCCTCGACCGTcaatttggtggcgtcggaatcttcgaggattatgaaggatcgagggatccaatgATCATCGTCCCCGTCCGTTCCCTGCTTCTCCGATTGAGTCAAGGCTGGCAgttgtggttgctatttagcttcctGTTTTCCTTTGGACTCCGATCCTTTTGTTGACGAAAGTGCCGATATCGGTATCACTTCGTCGATCGCGAACATCTCTTTGGCAGTGTGTTGTTCCCCGTACACCATTTTTATTCCATCTGGTGTTgggaacttcagcatttggtgAAGTGTTGAAGGGACTGCCCTCATAATGTGAATCCAGGGTCTTCCGAACacggcgttgtatctcatatcgccttcgatcacatggaacttggTTTTTTGAATAGTCCCAGCTATATTTACTGGTAAAATTATTTCTCCTTTAGTCGTTTCATTTTCCATATTGAAACCATTGAGAACTTGAGCTGCCGGCAAGATCTGATcatgtaggccgagctgctccataaccctcgatcgaataatattggctGAGCTTCttggatcaattaaaacacgttCAACCTGAATTTTATTTATACGGATAGAGATTGCcaatgcatcattgtggggttgtgagatcccttcttcttcctcatcgttgaatgataaagtgccttctggtacatagtctcgagttcgttATTCCTCGGTGATcgataccttagtgcgtttgaaaacgggcccttgtggaatatcgatCCCACCAACGATCATATGAATCACGTGTTATGGTTCTTCCTGTTCGTTTTTCCTGTTTGCATCCTTGTCTCTAAAATGAGTTTTAGCTCGGTCGCTTAAGAACgctcgaaggtgaccctcattgaatagacgggccacctcctcccttagttgttTGCAGTGTTCGGTTCTGTGACCATGTGTACTATGGTATTTAcatatttgattggggttccTTTGGGATAGATCGGTCTGTAGGGGCCTGTGCCATCTAGTTTCTTTGATTCTCACAATGGCCgacacaatacctgatgcgtcgatgctgaagttgtattttgATAATCGTGGTGCCTTTGTGGGATCGACACGTTTACCGAAATCATTTTTGCCCATGAGCCCTCGAGATCTCTGTCCTCGATCGTTCCTTCAATTATTTAGGATGGGATTGCGTCCTGGGCTGCTGTTTCTACGATCTgcattgtatggttgatatcgatctctatTCGACCGAGGTTCTCTGTTCTTCCAATGGGCCTGACCGGATAAGCGGAACCGGAAGGGGTCTttaattgatcatcctcgaccatgatcttcgactggtatcgattatgtacatcggcccaggttaccgctaggtattcaattaaattctgctttagctgTCGTGAGGCCATCGAACTCCgatcgttcaaaccttgagtaaaagcttgaacaacccattcgtctgtgactggtggtagttccatgcgttccatctggaaccgagatacgaactccctcaacattttgttatctttctgttttaccttgaagaggtccgacttcctagtcgcaacctttattgctctggcgtgtgcctttacgaaagagtctgcaagcatggcgaaggaatcgatggaattaggtagcagattgtgataccatatcattgcccccttcgatagagtttctccaaatttctttagtaGAACcaattcgatctcatcatcttctaaatcatttccttttatcgcacatgtataggaggtgacatgctattttggatcggtggtcccattgtacttggGGATTTCTGGGATGGGAAATTTCTTCggaatgggcttcggagccgcacttagGGGGAACGGCTTCTGCATGAACTTCTTCGAGTCCATACCTTTTAAAATTGGTGGcgcccccggtatttggtcaacccgggAGTTATATGTCTCTACTTTCTTATCATTTGCCtagattttcttttctcctattTCAAttcgtttagtgagctcctcgagcattttcataatgaTGGGGTCAGCCCCCGATTCATTGGCATTCAACCTTTCTGGCACTGGCTCAGTCCTGTGGACGACTTCTGGTTCTACCCCACTCGGCACTCGATGTTGATTTTGTAGCTGCGCTATAGCGGCTTGTTGAGACTgtaacatttcaaatatcaattggaggctGACTCCACCATCTCTTCCGCCCTGCGTACCTCGACTACCAGATCGACCTTCTCTGCGTACGCTACCTTCGGGATCAGCGCCCAAATTTGTATTTAGGGCGATATGTGAATTGACGCCGATGGGGTTTGCAATTGGTACTCCCTCGAGATCAGCCTGAGGCACCTGGATTCCTGAGGCAGCTATATTGTCGTTCTCCCCGTGAAATCCGAAACCGTTGTCACCATGTGTGGGTgttgtttgtgagtttgacatgttttttcCTCAAAACAAAAATACTTACAAAAACAagcgtaaagtagtgtgtgttattgAAATAAGTATttagcaatcactattatccttagccccacggtgggcgccaaactgtttaccctcgaaaatggataacaattaagcTTATAATATGGATTTAAGGATACGTAATTTCAcataataccaattgataaatatgaagattaaagaTGGAATTGAACTATAAGACAAATCAAACCAGTGTTTGAATATAACTCAGCACTTGAGTTGTAATACCCCCGAACTGGTGGATGCAAGGACAACAAAAGTACGATAAGCTGAAGAACAAGAGCGTGAGCgagaaagaaaattatattgcTTTTTTCTCCGTTCTCTACAAATGGTTAGTTAgaacccccctttatatagtagaggaattctatatatggtacaattctaattacagaaggaaattcCATGATTAACTAAATAACCGTTCTTGATTCGATCTGTTCTGAGATTTTCGCCATGATCTTCGATCAGTCGCGGATATCTCGCTTTTTCGTTATTACGCTATCTTCGGTATTGCTCGATGCCTGTCTTGTTTGGTCTCGATTGCTGCTGGCCTCGATCTTGGTAGGTGCCTCGAATTTCGATCTCAGTACCTTGTCTTCATGCCTCGATCCGATCCACTTTGGAGTCGTCTTTCGATGCAAACTCCCGGTCTCGGTCATACAGTAAAATTGGGTGGGCCCGGTTTTAGCCGTATACAactatattatccacttagaaaatggataatcaatggataactaatgagttcaactttttacatttgtaaagactCAGATTGGGAGTTCTTCAAGTTTGGGAGACTTGAATttctcccaaaagtaatcatattcaagaagtcatccATATTATCTGTCGGTTAACCAATTttctatccgtattaaatatgggtcgggtcggataatttatctatttttttattATCTGTTTTCGACCCAACCCATATCCGATCCGACCTGCCCCTTTGCTACCCCTAAATATATAAGGTTATTATTCtgtagtaaaataattaaaagaaacttttgaaggaattttaacaacaataacaaactcaGTGTGATCCCATAGGTGGAGTCTGGGCAGGATAAtgtgtacgcaaccttacccttaccttgtgAAGGTGGAGAGACgattccgatagaccctcggctcaaaggcGTAGTCACAACATTattgaaaaagaataataaagcaaaagaaacaacCGATAATAATAGGGGTGGTAATTTGAGCCCAATTCAATTTTGACCCATCCAACCCGCCCAAGTTTGGGCCATTTGTTGAACTCAACCTATCTTGATCCAACCCATTTCAACCCATTTAAAGTTAGACTaatttttagctcaaaaatatccaTGAGTAGttttactaaaatatttttaaaataattctttttttatttgatatattatatatgaccatatcaaaagaaaaaaaaatcttactTGATAGttaaataatccataaaaaaaaTAACACACATTAATTAAAGCTTGATAAGAGTTATGCGTGTTCGGTTATGATCCAAAATTTTAACTCATCTTCCCAACCCATCTCAGCCCAAGTAAATTTTGGACGGGTCGACCCGCCCATTTATTAACTTAGCCCATTTTGACCCGTCGAAAATCAGCACAAACCGCTCATTTGTCACCcctagataataataataataaaaaagcaAGAAAATACTATTGATGTTAGCCTATGAAGTTTAATCTCATAGTTGTTTCGGGGCGTTTATATATTGCTTCGTCTCAAGTCCAAACTATACTTATAACATTTTTCAGGACTTCCTATACCTTGATCTTCATCCTTCAATTTTGAGGAATGTACGCAACTcaatcttttctttcttcttcttctttttccattaaATGGATTTGTCTCTAGAATTTCAACCGTAATTTAGATCCCTCTTTGAACTTTAATTTGAGGAAATTCAGGTAGTTTTGCAGTTGGGCAGTTAAACTGGTTAGCAATACAAAATAAAAGTTGGTTTAAAGTGAATCAATTTGAGAAAAAGGTGCCAAAATGAAAAGCCTAGATCCTTTATTAATTAAAGAAAGATAGAGTGGTAGATATTCCATCTTCGACTTTAGTGACAAGGAATTTCAAAACATTCAATGAATGAGCATTAATTCGTATCCTACTTGTGTGTCTTGTGTATATGTATGTAAGCATTTATTCCTAGCTTTTTACCTTGACCATCCATTCCTTGTCTGTTTTCCACTGCACCCACAacaaaaaaggaaatataacAAAAACAATCACATACCCAGTATATTCttacaagtggggtctagggagtaTAATATATACCAGTCCTTATCCCTTCCTTGTGAAGGTAAAAAAGTTATTTCTGGAAGATTCTCGGCTCAATAAAGGAAAATCACAACGGTAATGATAAAAAACTACGGAAACGACAAAAGGAAATATGCACCTCCaaattgctatatcttgttttaGCTATAAGTTTTAAAAGTTCATTTAATCCTTTTAAAACTCTACATCAATCAAATACCGCTACATAAATTGAGGTGAGAGGAGTATTCTGTAAAGAGGAGAAATTATGTTGGAGCAAtacttattttttcaaaaatgacaACGTCCCTCAGATGTGCTGCAATAATTTGTACGATGATCTTTTAGGTTCTAACTACTTTGTATCAGAACAGGCATGTCTTTTTAATTCAGTCCCTCATTTTGGTCATAAACTGTGATTTTTACTTTTCAAGAATTGCCACTAGTAGAAGATCACTCATCTTTTGTAGTGATGCAGCTTAGCATTACTTAATATAGATAATATAAATCCATATTGGACACgcggaaaaaaaaagaaaaagaaaaaaagaacactGCATACCAAGAGGTCATTTTCGGTAATCGaatctaaaattttaattaaagattaAGGAATCCGAACCATCTCACCACACCCCGATTTCCAGCACAAATTGTGTTGCCCTCCAATAACTACATTACAGCTAAACCCTAAGAACTGACTTTTCTTTTCATCTAATTTGGGCCCTGACCCAAATAGTTTGGGCTCACAGTTAATGTTGGCCCAAGAGTTTAGGAAAAATGACACTatatagccgctctcaaaataatagtcgaaaaaatatatattttttgtatatttttgtatatatatacaaaaattatacaaattttgtatattttttctgCTACCGAATGTAAATAGTTTTTAGTACGGGCTTTTAAATAGTTATTGGCGCCGTctaaaagtgaaaaaagcccAAGATTTTATTACTTATACAGGTTCGAGCATTCCACCTTCTAGTTCTAGATTACAAGAGAAAACTGACTAAACCATTAAAATTTTATGTAATTATTTCAACCTTGACTATCCAAGGCTGGATACTATTTGTACATAACATTACAACTTCTATCATAAATAGAGAAGAAGAACATGGCAAAAAGAGGTAAAATGCTATCAACCCCTAACTTTTTTAATGTGGCAGAGTAGATTTATAGTCTTCTTCACCAGAGGGGAATTGAACACAACCAAATTTAACAGAAAATATTATGCCTCTAAAAATGATAGTTCAACTAAATATTTCAACTGGATTTATGTATTATAGTGAACTATGACAATTATTATGAAAAAACTTTTTTCTTTAGAGGAAAAAGAGAGGCATGAACCATGACTTTTCCGTGTGGATGAAATGGTCTCCTATGCCTACttataatttaaatagaaaaaatataaatgacCCTGCAAAAATCTCTTTTGTATTATTTTCAGATATCTTATTTGTAAAAATAAAGATCTCTtgtaaaaagatataattaatttagcTCATTCCTTTAAAACCAAACacataaagaagaaactgaaAACAGAAAACGACTCAATAAACAATGCAGCGAAACGAAGCATATCACTTAAAATTTAAAGACATTGTCATATGGTCAATCTTTTGAGGAAAAAAAGGAACAACTCATCATTTTTCCTTCCATCTAAAATCTCAAGTTCTAAAGTACACTATGCTTAAAACATTATCAAGCTGAATAAAAATGGGACAGAGAGCTCGTAGTAACTGCTAGTGCGGCTATGCAGTGGAAGGGAAGGAGCCTAAATCGAcccccttttttttcctttgaaaAAAGCTGTAAGGAGTAAGGAGAAAAGGTGGTAGATAGAACTAAGGGAATAATCTATTTTGATTTGATAATGAAATTCATAACTTTCACGAACACGATATAAGAAGAAGTCAATAGCGCCTACAGACTTGCCAACGGACTTGTTTGACCTATTGAAATGTCAGCATAGACTTCTAGCACATGATCGGCTAGCTAGCTAATTGTGAGAGGAGCAATTGTGCAATGATTTATACTTTCCATCCTGATTCCTGTGAGAGGAGCAATTGTGCAatgcttttaaaaaataaaaaaataaaaaggagaatGTTTTACACTTTCCATTGTAGAAGTAAAATGAGGTAATCAATCATACAAGAAATGACACCCAAATTGGAAAAGAATTTAGAAAATTAGGTGGAGATAAATGAGTCAAAAAATgaatataaatagagaagaaagaaGGCATAATTTTAcaacaataatagtaatataAGTATTGCATGATAATGAAAATTCATGCTTCTTAACCATTAAGATAATGGATTTCTGTTAAATTTCCCTTTCACTTGTTATTTTTTACATATTAGAAATCCGTTATACACTCATTGGCTAAAATCTTGGATTTCTTTGTCAACCCTTCCACGTCAAAATCACAAGTAATGGTCAaatctttcttcatatttttaacCCAACTCTTAATCTCCATTTTCGCATGAATCATCAACGTCATTATTATTGGCTTCTTCTCATCTTCAAGGCTTTTCATAATATCACCAGGCAATTTTCCATTAGAACCAAAATCAAGATTAAGATGAATATTATTAGAAACCTCAGCTTTTTGTGAAATTGATGGATATTTCCCTTGTCCAATATCATGTTTCTTGAAAATAAGAGTAGCTTTCCCTTCTTTCCCTTCACCAAATGAAACATCCattctttcatttatatttttcacTTTCATATCAATCTCGAACCTTGAATGTTGCTGACGTTGATTTTTTTGGGCATGGCCATGACTAATAGGGTCCGTAACATTCTTGAGATCGATACCAATAATAGAAAAATTAGGACATTTAGGGATATACAACATGTGAATAACCGAAATTATAACACCAATAATGATACCAAATATAAGTAACCCTAATAGGATCCAACAAC
The sequence above is drawn from the Nicotiana tabacum cultivar K326 chromosome 13, ASM71507v2, whole genome shotgun sequence genome and encodes:
- the LOC107766263 gene encoding NDR1/HIN1-like protein 13; translation: MEERILPAGNNNNNNNNKFSSTTSLPLALPPDRSSDTYIVQIPRDQIYRIPPPENTKIVESHRKPNNNYQSNRKFGCCCWILLGLLIFGIIIGVIISVIHMLYIPKCPNFSIIGIDLKNVTDPISHGHAQKNQRQQHSRFEIDMKVKNINERMDVSFGEGKEGKATLIFKKHDIGQGKYPSISQKAEVSNNIHLNLDFGSNGKLPGDIMKSLEDEKKPIIMTLMIHAKMEIKSWVKNMKKDLTITCDFDVEGLTKKSKILANECITDF